The Paracoccus liaowanqingii genome window below encodes:
- the purD gene encoding phosphoribosylamine--glycine ligase, translating to MNILILGGGGREHALAWAIRQNPKCDRLIVAPGNAGIAGLADCADLDVLSRAEVLDFVQDNAIDFVVVGPEAPLAAGVSDALRAAGILVFGPSQAAAQLEASKTFTKEICDACAAPTAAWARFTDGPAARDHVTATGAPIVVKADGLAAGKGVTVAMTLAEAHAAIDAIFDGEFGEMSVVVEEFMEGEEASFFILSDGTTCLPIGTAQDHKRVGDGDSGPNTGGMGAYSPAPVLTPALQDQVMARIVRPTIAEMARRGMPFQGVLYAGLMIQGGQARLVEYNVRFGDPECQALMMRLGAQILDLLLACAEERLAEAQVVWADDHALTVVMAAKGYPGAYDKGSRIAGLQDLPETSFQMTFHAGTAGSDGAIVATGGRVLGCTGRGATLAEAHQRAYALVDAIDWPEGFCRRDIGWRAL from the coding sequence AGAACCCGAAATGCGACCGGCTGATCGTGGCACCGGGCAATGCGGGCATCGCGGGCCTGGCCGACTGTGCCGATCTGGACGTGCTGTCGCGGGCCGAGGTGCTGGACTTCGTGCAGGACAATGCCATCGACTTCGTGGTGGTGGGCCCCGAGGCGCCGCTGGCCGCGGGCGTGTCGGACGCCCTGCGCGCGGCGGGCATCCTGGTCTTCGGCCCCAGCCAGGCCGCGGCCCAGCTGGAGGCCTCCAAGACCTTCACCAAGGAGATCTGCGATGCCTGCGCCGCCCCCACCGCGGCCTGGGCGCGCTTCACCGACGGCCCCGCCGCCCGCGATCACGTGACGGCCACGGGCGCGCCCATCGTGGTCAAGGCCGATGGGCTGGCCGCCGGCAAGGGCGTCACCGTGGCCATGACCCTGGCCGAGGCCCATGCCGCCATCGACGCCATCTTCGACGGCGAGTTCGGCGAGATGTCCGTGGTCGTCGAGGAGTTCATGGAGGGCGAGGAGGCCAGCTTCTTCATCCTCTCGGACGGCACGACCTGCCTGCCCATCGGCACCGCCCAGGACCACAAGCGCGTGGGCGACGGCGACAGCGGGCCCAATACCGGCGGCATGGGCGCCTACAGCCCCGCCCCGGTGCTGACGCCCGCGCTGCAGGACCAGGTGATGGCGCGGATCGTGCGCCCGACCATCGCCGAGATGGCGCGCCGCGGCATGCCCTTCCAGGGCGTCCTCTATGCCGGGCTGATGATCCAAGGCGGCCAGGCGCGGCTGGTCGAATACAATGTCCGCTTCGGCGATCCGGAATGCCAGGCACTGATGATGCGGCTCGGCGCGCAGATCCTGGACCTGCTGCTGGCCTGCGCCGAGGAGCGCCTGGCCGAGGCGCAGGTGGTCTGGGCCGACGATCACGCCCTGACCGTGGTGATGGCCGCCAAGGGCTATCCCGGCGCCTACGACAAGGGCAGCCGCATCGCCGGGTTGCAGGACCTGCCCGAAACCTCGTTCCAGATGACCTTCCATGCCGGGACCGCCGGATCGGACGGCGCGATCGTCGCCACCGGCGGGCGGGTCCTCGGCTGCACCGGGCGCGGCGCGACCCTGGCCGAGGCGCACCAGCGCGCCTATGCCCTCGTCGACGCGATCGACTGGCCGGAAGGCTTCTGCCGCCGCGACATCGGCTGGCGGGCGCTCTGA
- a CDS encoding ribose-phosphate pyrophosphokinase, giving the protein MPVMTEPKLISGNANRPLAQSIARRMSLHRGMSVSLLDARVERFNDAEIFVEVYENVRGEDMYIIQPTSNPANDNLMELLVIVDALKRSSAARITAVVPYFGYARQDRRAKARTPISAKLVANLMTTAGIDRVLTLDLHATQIQGFFDIPVDNLYAAPVFALDVKHHFKGRLGDLMVVSPDVGGLARARELATRIGAPLAIVDKRREKAGEVAEMTVIGDVSGKTCIIVDDICDTAGTLCKAAQTLTDSGATEVHAYITHGVLSGPAVERVAASVMKSLVITDSIQPTDAVRTAPNIRIVPTAPMFTQAILNIWNGTSVSSLFETDTLLPIYEGLYSPI; this is encoded by the coding sequence ATGCCCGTCATGACCGAACCCAAGCTGATCTCCGGCAATGCCAACCGCCCCCTGGCCCAGTCCATCGCCCGGCGGATGTCCCTGCATCGCGGCATGAGCGTCAGCCTGCTGGATGCCCGCGTCGAGCGGTTCAACGATGCCGAGATCTTCGTCGAGGTCTACGAGAACGTCCGCGGCGAGGACATGTACATCATCCAGCCGACCTCGAACCCCGCGAACGACAACCTGATGGAGCTCTTGGTCATCGTCGATGCGCTCAAGCGGTCCTCGGCCGCGCGCATCACCGCCGTGGTTCCCTATTTCGGCTATGCCCGCCAGGATCGCCGCGCCAAGGCCCGCACGCCGATCAGCGCCAAGCTGGTGGCCAACCTGATGACCACGGCCGGGATCGACCGCGTGCTGACGCTGGACCTGCACGCGACGCAGATCCAGGGCTTCTTCGACATCCCCGTGGACAACCTCTATGCCGCGCCGGTCTTCGCGCTGGACGTCAAGCATCACTTCAAGGGCCGGTTGGGCGACCTGATGGTCGTCTCGCCCGATGTGGGCGGTCTGGCGCGGGCGCGCGAGCTGGCCACCCGGATCGGCGCACCGCTGGCCATCGTCGACAAGCGCCGCGAGAAGGCCGGAGAGGTCGCCGAGATGACCGTGATCGGCGACGTGTCCGGCAAGACCTGCATCATCGTCGACGACATCTGCGACACGGCCGGCACCCTGTGCAAGGCGGCCCAGACCCTGACCGACAGCGGCGCGACCGAGGTCCATGCCTACATCACCCATGGGGTGCTGTCCGGCCCGGCGGTCGAGCGGGTGGCGGCCTCGGTGATGAAGTCGCTGGTCATCACCGATTCGATCCAGCCGACCGACGCGGTGAGGACCGCGCCCAACATCCGCATCGTGCCGACCGCGCCGATGTTCACCCAGGCCATCCTGAACATCTGGAACGGCACCTCGGTCAGCAGCCTGTTCGAGACGGACACGCTGCTGCCGATCTACGAGGGGCTCTATTCCCCGATCTGA
- a CDS encoding 2-hydroxychromene-2-carboxylate isomerase, producing MAHIDYYLGTISPWCYLAGNRLEEIAARHGAQITYKPLDLLQLFDRTGGIRPADRHASRMEYRAQELPRWAAHLGMPLNLKPAHWPVNMAPSSYAIIAAQAAGGGDLGGLVQAILRAVWADQRDISDDAVIRDLLGASGFDPALADKGLFVGAETYGRNLEEAVQAGAFGAPFYVVRETDQRFWGQDRLDFLDRHLAGA from the coding sequence ATGGCACATATCGACTATTATCTGGGGACGATCAGCCCGTGGTGCTATCTGGCGGGCAACCGGCTGGAGGAGATCGCCGCCCGCCATGGCGCGCAGATCACCTACAAGCCGCTGGACCTGCTGCAGTTGTTCGACCGCACGGGCGGCATCCGCCCCGCCGACCGCCATGCCAGCCGCATGGAGTATCGCGCGCAGGAGCTGCCGCGATGGGCGGCACATCTGGGGATGCCCCTGAACCTCAAGCCTGCGCACTGGCCGGTGAACATGGCCCCCTCGTCCTATGCCATCATCGCGGCGCAGGCGGCGGGCGGCGGCGACCTGGGCGGGCTGGTGCAGGCCATCCTGCGCGCGGTCTGGGCCGATCAGCGCGACATCAGCGACGACGCGGTGATCCGCGACCTGCTGGGCGCCAGCGGCTTCGACCCGGCCCTGGCCGACAAGGGCCTGTTCGTCGGCGCGGAAACCTATGGCCGCAACCTGGAAGAGGCCGTGCAGGCCGGGGCCTTCGGTGCGCCCTTCTATGTCGTGCGCGAGACGGACCAGCGCTTCTGGGGCCAGGACCGGCTGGACTTCCTGGACCGGCATCTGGCCGGGGCATGA
- a CDS encoding alpha/beta fold hydrolase — protein sequence MSGLHLRHWPGDPARPALALHCMMGSGSAWGPIAAGLEGRIDLRGFDMPGHGRSDAWLPQAEGPDYHTAVTRLAAAMIDRPLDLIGHSFGATVALRIAVAAPEAVRSLTLIEPVLFAASPDPAQDARDREMAELLDEGRDGEAAAAFLAVWGAQDMAQMPGPVRTQVTRQIRLVAATQGALRHDSARILRPGGLEQIEAPVLLIQGDRSPVVIRAISEALAARLPDVGRASVPGAGHMAPLTHPAQVAGLIAVNLDRS from the coding sequence ATGAGCGGGCTGCACCTGCGCCACTGGCCGGGCGATCCCGCCCGGCCCGCACTGGCGCTGCACTGCATGATGGGCAGCGGCTCGGCCTGGGGGCCCATCGCGGCCGGGCTGGAGGGGCGGATCGACCTGCGCGGCTTCGACATGCCGGGCCACGGGCGCAGCGACGCCTGGCTGCCGCAGGCGGAGGGTCCCGACTATCACACCGCCGTCACCCGGCTGGCCGCCGCGATGATCGACCGGCCGCTGGACCTGATCGGCCACAGCTTCGGCGCGACGGTGGCCCTGCGCATCGCCGTCGCCGCCCCCGAGGCCGTGCGCAGCCTGACGCTGATCGAGCCGGTGCTGTTCGCCGCTAGCCCCGATCCCGCGCAGGACGCCCGCGACCGCGAGATGGCCGAGCTGCTGGATGAGGGGCGGGACGGCGAGGCTGCGGCGGCCTTCCTGGCGGTCTGGGGCGCGCAGGACATGGCGCAGATGCCCGGCCCCGTCCGGACGCAGGTGACCCGCCAGATCCGGCTGGTCGCCGCCACCCAGGGCGCGCTGCGCCATGACAGCGCGCGGATCCTGCGCCCGGGCGGGCTGGAGCAGATCGAGGCGCCGGTGCTGCTGATCCAGGGGGACCGCAGCCCCGTGGTGATCCGCGCCATCTCCGAGGCGCTGGCCGCGCGTCTGCCCGATGTCGGGCGCGCCAGCGTGCCGGGCGCGGGCCACATGGCGCCGCTGACCCATCCCGCCCAGGTGGCGGGGCTGATCGCGGTCAACCTGGACCGCAGCTAG
- a CDS encoding H-type lectin domain-containing protein, with the protein MLRFTSNEIGVCQGELGLVADFDTQGPMWTDEGEREIRSLVKFSERFLMPPAVHLNPSMWDLDSSRNLRGNLRAENVTASGFDAVFQTWGDTRVARMRVAWMAIGVLPDEQDFTL; encoded by the coding sequence ATGCTTCGATTTACCAGCAACGAGATCGGCGTCTGCCAGGGAGAGCTGGGGCTGGTCGCCGATTTCGACACCCAGGGACCGATGTGGACCGACGAGGGCGAGCGCGAGATCCGCAGCCTGGTCAAGTTCTCGGAACGCTTCCTGATGCCCCCGGCCGTCCACCTGAATCCCAGCATGTGGGATCTGGACAGCAGCCGGAACCTGCGCGGCAACCTGCGGGCCGAGAACGTGACCGCCTCGGGCTTCGACGCGGTGTTCCAGACCTGGGGCGACACCCGCGTCGCCCGGATGCGCGTCGCTTGGATGGCGATCGGCGTGCTGCCGGACGAGCAGGACTTCACGCTCTAG